The following proteins come from a genomic window of Bradysia coprophila strain Holo2 unplaced genomic scaffold, BU_Bcop_v1 contig_138, whole genome shotgun sequence:
- the LOC119073783 gene encoding tau-tubulin kinase homolog Asator isoform X1 codes for MKNFMDEVDDRKASSGGPRKSALQRSATLPANPKNNPRNRVTFRVRSPSTDQAERSNIHNIKMTSEDLLQPGHVVKERWKVARKIGGGGFGEIYEGQDLLTREPVALKVESARQPKQVLKMEVAVLKKLQGKEHVCRFIGCGRNDRFNYVVMQLHAKNLAELRRAQPRGAFSLSTTLRLGIQILKAIETIHSVGFLHRDIKPSNFSMGRLAYNCRRVYMLDFGLARQYTTGTGEVRCPRAAAGFRGTVRYASINAHRNREMGRHDDLWSLFYMLVEFVNGQLPWRKIKDKEQVGLMKEKYDHRLLLKHLPSDLKQFLEHIQSLGYADKPDYAMLASLFERCMKRRGVKDSDPFDWEKTEAVAANSGQSNLSSNMQSAIQMKNNEPVHGNITQMTVAVSNGSGMEYARRRVDADTVHMATTEPANQHHRDKLQVDKNCNATPIAPQQLQQTGPPGGSVNQNVSASLTSNVVRQPTEQQNPHLHYINVQKPNQGSINSGGVTNKQSLSNDLIISQFKQQSVGNFNKGDKKANNEANQNDASPVKRRSTSQMDNEVDNPYNENGSQPIKMTAEKTTYGRLRVLTAPPTSVHEMAASDTASPRENDGSPFSFDKGAVVSLGGSDQQRRNVISSAGSTSRRSNLRPSSGTGSTQRLSGCTTRDHSVTQCALIDDDNVSALQQVTRGGGALTLASQWKSQFDDSEETTDNEWKQEPQSPDHKSHVVSHSLQHHASKLKKKESKRKRCHLNIAGIENYTNLQDLLPHCWSEPSLGNVLRRQLEPPILQQAAFDDTIFRMDIIRNVGVRETCGDTSIKSAENLHHRYSLPNINFKETEHIRCNRQVLADSKPTVNHKANAVQSQLSKTYGRQNTVSEPQEDECAVSGRLEIRVLPQEQSPNPDESVYFDAMTNGGGAVVNIRSDIIETKSQKLKDASPNRDLVEKKPSVFRTPSQVESQVFNRSLSGDTVVKPLIKAKPTVDQINSKIQEIELSRSLALSDMNKSTTNEPVIEKPLPNMDLPNKKTHIDTTNKREFPLIYPEDVPSNEFPPKQLVHAMTTDCSVSSQGAVAGINECCGVAGGQRMTMSHSQSSSCGAANVDGSFNKKERDGSSSSRIPILNPNLRISKCASWAGGECPHSPEIQDLTPALRRRRQNTEKYVTDPSQLNLRFSRPKSRNMTRARGVPSHLLGSGHFEQDNSSDNSTDEKLTNRLSTQPPDSTDTDRDQQLPIPNQISSALHSHQHNADEQLLNASHGVIRPTARIADECSNSSNYYDALRATSGTAIELIEGTLNGRNDKLSECRTNILSSPMKPHGHDLSDIIDIGDVVDLNELPPPPGAPKPENSARLRRYRLNVE; via the exons atgaaaaatttcat GGATGAAGTAGATGATCGTAAAGCCTCTTCAGGTGGGCCTAGAAAGTCGGCACTACAACGGTCGGCAACTCTACCTGCAAATCCTAAAAACAATCCGAGGAATCGAGTCACTTTCCGTGTTCGATCACCATCTACGGATCAAGCAGAACGTAGC AACATCCATAACATAAAAATGACATCCGAAGATCTGCTGCAACCCGGCCATGTCGTGAAGGAACGATGGAAAGTGGCACGAAAAATTGGTGGCGGAGGGTTCGGTGAAATTTATGAGGGTCAAGATCTGTTAACTAGAGAACCGGTTGCATTGAAAGTGGAATCAGCTCGACAACCGAAGCAAGTCCTTAAAATGGAAGTGGCTGTGTTGAAAAAGTTGCAAG GAAAGGAGCATGTGTGTCGTTTTATTGGCTGTGGGCGAAATGATCGCTTCAATTACGTTGTGATGCAATTGCATGCGAAAAATTTAGCAGAGCTGAGACGGGCACAGCCGCGTGGAGCATTTTCATTGAGTACAACACTACGGTTAGGCATCCAAATACTGAAAGCAATTGAAACGATACACTCGGTGGGATTTTTACACAGAGATATTAAGCCG AGTAATTTTTCAATGGGTCGCCTCGCATACAACTGTAGACGTGTTTATATGCTCGATTTCGGATTGGCTCGTCAGTATACAACGGGCACTGGAGAAGTTCGATGTCCTCGGGCTGCAGCTGGATTTCGTGGAACCGTGCGATATGCATCGATTAACGCACACAGAAATCGCGAAATGGGGCGGCACGACGATTTGTGGTCATTGTTTTATATGTTAGTCGAGTTCGTAAACGGTCAGTTGCCATGGCGTAAAATAAAAGATAAAGAACAG GTTGGCCTTATGAAAGAGAAATATGATCATCGATTGCTGTTGAAGCATCTGCCTTCtgatttaaaacaatttttggagCATATTCAATCGCTCGGCTATGCTGACAAGCCGGACTATGCCATGCTAGCATCATTGTTCGAACGTTGTATGAAACGCCGTGGCGTTAAGGATAGCGATCCATTCGATTGGGAAAAGACTGAGGCAGTTGCTGCTAACAGCGGACAATCGAATTTGTCTAGCAATATGCAAAGTGcgattcaaatgaaaaacaatgAACCGGTTCATGGAAACATAACGCAGATGACGGTGGCCGTGTCCAATGGAAGTGGAATGGAATAT GCACGGCGAAGAGTTGATGCCGATACGGTTCATATGGCAACAACTGAACCGGCTAATCAACATCATAGAGACAAG CTTCAAGTTGATAAAAACTGTAATGCCACTCCAATCGCACCGCAACAACTTCAACAAACCGGTCCGCCGGGCGGTAGTGTAAATCAAAATGTATCTGCCAGCCTAACGAGCAACGTAGTCAGACAACCAACAGAGCAACAAAATCCACATTTGCATTACATCAATGTGCAAAAGCCGAACCAAGGATCCATTAACAGCGGTGGAGTTACAAATAAG CAGAGCTTGTCTAACGACTTAATAATCTCCCAATTTAAGCAACAGTCAGTTGGTAACTTCAACAAAGGTGACAAGAAAGCGAACAATGAAGCGAATCAAAATGATGCAAGTCCAGTTAAACGGCGTTCGACTTCGCAAATGGAT AATGAAGTCGACAATCCGTATAACGAAAATGGAAGTCAACCGATCAAGATGACTGCTGAAAAGACAACATATGGTCGTTTACGTGTCCTCACCGCACCACCGACCAGTGTCCATGAAATGGCTGCATCCGATACAGCATCGCCACGCGAAAATGACGGCTCGCCATTTTCATTCGATAAAGGAGCTGTCGTTAGTTTGGGTGGTTCTGATCAACAGCGACGTAATGTTATCAGTAGTGCTGGCAGCACATCCCGACGAAGCAACCTTCGACCATCATCGGGAACAGGTTCGACACAACGGTTAAGCGGTTGCACGACAAGAGATCATTCTGTTACACAGTGCGCTTTAATTGATGACGATAATGTATCGGCTCTGCAACAG GTCACACGTGGTGGTGGTGCATTAACTCTGGCATCGCAatggaaaagtcaatttgatgACTCCGAGGAAACAACTGATAATGAGTGGAAACAAGAGCCACAG AGTCCTGATCATAAGAGCCACGTCGTATCACATTCTCTACAGCATCATGCTAGCAAATTGAAGAAGAAggaatcgaaaagaaaaag GTGTCACTTGAACATTGCCGGCATTGAGAACTATACAAATTTGCAAGATTTATTGCCACATTGCTGGTCCGAACCTTCACTCGGTAATGTCTTGCGACGACAGTTGGAGCCGCCCATTTTGCAGCAAGCTGCATTCGATGACACA ATTTTCCGCATGGACATAATCCGTAATGTCGGTGTTCGCGAAACGTGCGGTGATACATCAATCAAATCCGCAGAAAATCTGCACCATCGCTATAGTTTGCCAAACATTAACTTTAAAGAGACTGAACACATACGATGCAATCGCCAAGTTCTAGCTGATTCGAAACCAACCGTTAATCATAAAGCGAACGCGGTTCAGTCACAATTATCGAAAACGTATGGGCGTCAGAATACAGTATCCGAGCCACAAGAAGATGAATGCGCTGTCAGCGGACGGTTGGAGATAAGAGTTTTGCCCCAAGAGCAAAGTCCCAATCCGGACGAGTCAGTTTATTTTGACGCTATGACCAATGGTGGTGGCGCTGTCGTGAACATTAGAAGTGACataattgaaacgaaatcacAGAAATTAAAGGATGCATCTCCGAATCGTGACCTAGTGGAGAAGAAACCATCCGTTTTCAGAACACCGTCACAGGTCGAAAGTCAAGTGTTCAACAGATCTCTGAGTGGGGATACGGTAGTGAAACCATTGATCAAAGCAAAGCCAACGGTCGATCAAATCAATTccaaaattcaagaaattgaattgagcAGGTCATTAGCTTTGAGTGATATGAACAAGTCGACTACTAACGAGCCCGTCATTGAGAAACCGTTACCGAATATGGATCTACCGAACAAGAAAACGCATATCGATACAACCAATAAACGGGAATTCCCGTTGATTTACCCAGAGGATGTTCCATCCAATGAATTTCCACCGAAGCAGCTGGTTCATGCTATGACAACAGATTGCAGTGTGAGCAGTCAGGGAGCGGTAGCTGGAATAAACGAATGTTGTGGTGTTGCTGGCGGTCAACGGATGACAATGTCTCATTCTCAAAGTAGCAGCTGTGGTGCTGCCAATGTTGATGGAAGTTTCAACAAAAAGGAACGGGATGGTTCATCCAGTAGTCGTATTCCAATACTAAATCCGAATCTACGGATATCCAAATGTGCTTCTTGGGCTGGTGGAGAATGTCCACATTCGCCGGAAATTCAAGATTTAACACCAG CTTTACGACGTCGTCGACAAAATACTGAAAAATACGTGACTGATCCATCACAATTGAATTTAAGATTTTCTCGGCCGAAATCCCGAAATATGACACG CGCCAGGGGTGTTCCATCGCATTTGCTAGGTAGCGGCCATTTCGAGCAAGACAACTCATCGGACAACAGTACGGATGAGAAATTGACAAATCGCTTATCAACCCAACCGCCAGATTCCACTGACACCGATCGGGATCAACAACTTCCTATACCCAATCAGATATCATCCGCACTTCATTCCCATCAACACAATGCCGACGAACAATTATTGAACGCCTCACACGGTGTTATACGACCGACTGCTCGCATCGCTGACGAATGCAGCAACAGCTCTAACTATTACGATGCGCTACGCGCAACATCTGGCACGGCCATTGAATTAATCGAGGGTACGCTTAATGGTAGGAATGATAAGCTAAGTGAATGCAGAACGAATATTTTGTCTAGTCCAATGAAGCCTCATGGCCATGATTTAAGTGATATTATTGATATTGGCGATGTAGTCGATTTGAATGAATTGCCACCACCACCGGGTGCTCCGAAGCCAGAAAACAGTGCACGATTAAGACGCTATAGGTTAAACGtagaataa
- the LOC119073783 gene encoding tau-tubulin kinase homolog Asator isoform X6 yields MKNFMDEVDDRKASSGGPRKSALQRSATLPANPKNNPRNRVTFRVRSPSTDQAERSNIHNIKMTSEDLLQPGHVVKERWKVARKIGGGGFGEIYEGQDLLTREPVALKVESARQPKQVLKMEVAVLKKLQGKEHVCRFIGCGRNDRFNYVVMQLHAKNLAELRRAQPRGAFSLSTTLRLGIQILKAIETIHSVGFLHRDIKPSNFSMGRLAYNCRRVYMLDFGLARQYTTGTGEVRCPRAAAGFRGTVRYASINAHRNREMGRHDDLWSLFYMLVEFVNGQLPWRKIKDKEQVGLMKEKYDHRLLLKHLPSDLKQFLEHIQSLGYADKPDYAMLASLFERCMKRRGVKDSDPFDWEKTEAVAANSGQSNLSSNMQSAIQMKNNEPVHGNITQMTVAVSNGSGMEYARRRVDADTVHMATTEPANQHHRDKLQVDKNCNATPIAPQQLQQTGPPGGSVNQNVSASLTSNVVRQPTEQQNPHLHYINVQKPNQGSINSGGVTNKQSLSNDLIISQFKQQSVGNFNKGDKKANNEANQNDASPVKRRSTSQMDNEVDNPYNENGSQPIKMTAEKTTYGRLRVLTAPPTSVHEMAASDTASPRENDGSPFSFDKGAVVSLGGSDQQRRNVISSAGSTSRRSNLRPSSGTGSTQRLSGCTTRDHSVTQCALIDDDNVSALQQVTRGGGALTLASQWKSQFDDSEETTDNEWKQEPQSPDHKSHVVSHSLQHHASKLKKKESKRKRCHLNIAGIENYTNLQDLLPHCWSEPSLGNVLRRQLEPPILQQAAFDDTIFRMDIIRNVGVRETCGDTSIKSAENLHHRYSLPNINFKETEHIRCNRQVLADSKPTVNHKANAVQSQLSKTYGRQNTVSEPQEDECAVSGRLEIRVLPQEQSPNPDESVYFDAMTNGGGAVVNIRSDIIETKSQKLKDASPNRDLVEKKPSVFRTPSQVESQVFNRSLSGDTVVKPLIKAKPTVDQINSKIQEIELSRSLALSDMNKSTTNEPVIEKPLPNMDLPNKKTHIDTTNKREFPLIYPEDVPSNEFPPKQLVHAMTTDCSVSSQGAVAGINECCGVAGGQRMTMSHSQSSSCGAANVDGSFNKKERDGSSSSRIPILNPNLRISKCASWAGGECPHSPEIQDLTPAPGVFHRIC; encoded by the exons atgaaaaatttcat GGATGAAGTAGATGATCGTAAAGCCTCTTCAGGTGGGCCTAGAAAGTCGGCACTACAACGGTCGGCAACTCTACCTGCAAATCCTAAAAACAATCCGAGGAATCGAGTCACTTTCCGTGTTCGATCACCATCTACGGATCAAGCAGAACGTAGC AACATCCATAACATAAAAATGACATCCGAAGATCTGCTGCAACCCGGCCATGTCGTGAAGGAACGATGGAAAGTGGCACGAAAAATTGGTGGCGGAGGGTTCGGTGAAATTTATGAGGGTCAAGATCTGTTAACTAGAGAACCGGTTGCATTGAAAGTGGAATCAGCTCGACAACCGAAGCAAGTCCTTAAAATGGAAGTGGCTGTGTTGAAAAAGTTGCAAG GAAAGGAGCATGTGTGTCGTTTTATTGGCTGTGGGCGAAATGATCGCTTCAATTACGTTGTGATGCAATTGCATGCGAAAAATTTAGCAGAGCTGAGACGGGCACAGCCGCGTGGAGCATTTTCATTGAGTACAACACTACGGTTAGGCATCCAAATACTGAAAGCAATTGAAACGATACACTCGGTGGGATTTTTACACAGAGATATTAAGCCG AGTAATTTTTCAATGGGTCGCCTCGCATACAACTGTAGACGTGTTTATATGCTCGATTTCGGATTGGCTCGTCAGTATACAACGGGCACTGGAGAAGTTCGATGTCCTCGGGCTGCAGCTGGATTTCGTGGAACCGTGCGATATGCATCGATTAACGCACACAGAAATCGCGAAATGGGGCGGCACGACGATTTGTGGTCATTGTTTTATATGTTAGTCGAGTTCGTAAACGGTCAGTTGCCATGGCGTAAAATAAAAGATAAAGAACAG GTTGGCCTTATGAAAGAGAAATATGATCATCGATTGCTGTTGAAGCATCTGCCTTCtgatttaaaacaatttttggagCATATTCAATCGCTCGGCTATGCTGACAAGCCGGACTATGCCATGCTAGCATCATTGTTCGAACGTTGTATGAAACGCCGTGGCGTTAAGGATAGCGATCCATTCGATTGGGAAAAGACTGAGGCAGTTGCTGCTAACAGCGGACAATCGAATTTGTCTAGCAATATGCAAAGTGcgattcaaatgaaaaacaatgAACCGGTTCATGGAAACATAACGCAGATGACGGTGGCCGTGTCCAATGGAAGTGGAATGGAATAT GCACGGCGAAGAGTTGATGCCGATACGGTTCATATGGCAACAACTGAACCGGCTAATCAACATCATAGAGACAAG CTTCAAGTTGATAAAAACTGTAATGCCACTCCAATCGCACCGCAACAACTTCAACAAACCGGTCCGCCGGGCGGTAGTGTAAATCAAAATGTATCTGCCAGCCTAACGAGCAACGTAGTCAGACAACCAACAGAGCAACAAAATCCACATTTGCATTACATCAATGTGCAAAAGCCGAACCAAGGATCCATTAACAGCGGTGGAGTTACAAATAAG CAGAGCTTGTCTAACGACTTAATAATCTCCCAATTTAAGCAACAGTCAGTTGGTAACTTCAACAAAGGTGACAAGAAAGCGAACAATGAAGCGAATCAAAATGATGCAAGTCCAGTTAAACGGCGTTCGACTTCGCAAATGGAT AATGAAGTCGACAATCCGTATAACGAAAATGGAAGTCAACCGATCAAGATGACTGCTGAAAAGACAACATATGGTCGTTTACGTGTCCTCACCGCACCACCGACCAGTGTCCATGAAATGGCTGCATCCGATACAGCATCGCCACGCGAAAATGACGGCTCGCCATTTTCATTCGATAAAGGAGCTGTCGTTAGTTTGGGTGGTTCTGATCAACAGCGACGTAATGTTATCAGTAGTGCTGGCAGCACATCCCGACGAAGCAACCTTCGACCATCATCGGGAACAGGTTCGACACAACGGTTAAGCGGTTGCACGACAAGAGATCATTCTGTTACACAGTGCGCTTTAATTGATGACGATAATGTATCGGCTCTGCAACAG GTCACACGTGGTGGTGGTGCATTAACTCTGGCATCGCAatggaaaagtcaatttgatgACTCCGAGGAAACAACTGATAATGAGTGGAAACAAGAGCCACAG AGTCCTGATCATAAGAGCCACGTCGTATCACATTCTCTACAGCATCATGCTAGCAAATTGAAGAAGAAggaatcgaaaagaaaaag GTGTCACTTGAACATTGCCGGCATTGAGAACTATACAAATTTGCAAGATTTATTGCCACATTGCTGGTCCGAACCTTCACTCGGTAATGTCTTGCGACGACAGTTGGAGCCGCCCATTTTGCAGCAAGCTGCATTCGATGACACA ATTTTCCGCATGGACATAATCCGTAATGTCGGTGTTCGCGAAACGTGCGGTGATACATCAATCAAATCCGCAGAAAATCTGCACCATCGCTATAGTTTGCCAAACATTAACTTTAAAGAGACTGAACACATACGATGCAATCGCCAAGTTCTAGCTGATTCGAAACCAACCGTTAATCATAAAGCGAACGCGGTTCAGTCACAATTATCGAAAACGTATGGGCGTCAGAATACAGTATCCGAGCCACAAGAAGATGAATGCGCTGTCAGCGGACGGTTGGAGATAAGAGTTTTGCCCCAAGAGCAAAGTCCCAATCCGGACGAGTCAGTTTATTTTGACGCTATGACCAATGGTGGTGGCGCTGTCGTGAACATTAGAAGTGACataattgaaacgaaatcacAGAAATTAAAGGATGCATCTCCGAATCGTGACCTAGTGGAGAAGAAACCATCCGTTTTCAGAACACCGTCACAGGTCGAAAGTCAAGTGTTCAACAGATCTCTGAGTGGGGATACGGTAGTGAAACCATTGATCAAAGCAAAGCCAACGGTCGATCAAATCAATTccaaaattcaagaaattgaattgagcAGGTCATTAGCTTTGAGTGATATGAACAAGTCGACTACTAACGAGCCCGTCATTGAGAAACCGTTACCGAATATGGATCTACCGAACAAGAAAACGCATATCGATACAACCAATAAACGGGAATTCCCGTTGATTTACCCAGAGGATGTTCCATCCAATGAATTTCCACCGAAGCAGCTGGTTCATGCTATGACAACAGATTGCAGTGTGAGCAGTCAGGGAGCGGTAGCTGGAATAAACGAATGTTGTGGTGTTGCTGGCGGTCAACGGATGACAATGTCTCATTCTCAAAGTAGCAGCTGTGGTGCTGCCAATGTTGATGGAAGTTTCAACAAAAAGGAACGGGATGGTTCATCCAGTAGTCGTATTCCAATACTAAATCCGAATCTACGGATATCCAAATGTGCTTCTTGGGCTGGTGGAGAATGTCCACATTCGCCGGAAATTCAAGATTTAACACCAG CGCCAGGGGTGTTCCATCGCATTTGCTAG